The Pelagibacterium halotolerans B2 nucleotide sequence CCCCGTAGACCCCGCCACCGGCTCGACGATCACCGCAGCGATCGTCGAAGCGTCATGGAGCGTGACGATGCGCTCCAGTTCCTCGGCCAGTTCCACCCCATGCTGCGGCTCACCGCGCGAAAAGGCATTTTTGGCCGGTAAGTGCGTGTGCGGCAGATGATCGACGCCAGTCAGAAGCGTACCGAACATCTTGCGGTTGGCAACGATACCACCGACCGAAATGCCCCCGAAATTGACCCCGTGATAGCCGCGCTCACGCCCGATCAATCGCGTACGCGAGCCCTGCCCGATCGCCTTCTGGTAAGCCAGCGCCACCTTGAGCGCCGTTTCCACCGATTCGGACCCTGAATTGGTGAACAGCACATGGTCGAGCCCGTCGGGCGCCAGATCGACCAGCCTGTTGGCAAGCTCGAACGCCTTGGGATGGCCCATCTGGAAGGCCGGCGCGTAGTCGAGTTCGGCCGCCTGACTGGCAATGGCCTCGGTGATCAGCGGCCGGCAGTGACCGGCATTGACGCACCAAAGGCCAGCGGTGCCGTCGAGCACCTCGCGCCCGTCGGCGGTCGTGTAGTGCATGTCCTTGGCAACCACGAACATGCGCGGGCTTTTCTTGAACTGCCGGTTGGCCGTGAACGGCATCCAGAAGGCATTGAGATCATTGGGGATGGACTGAGCGCCCTGCGACATGAATATTCCCTCTCCGACGCTTCCGGGACATTTCCGGCGGCCGGTTGTTGATTTCGGTCAGAATTTTTTTGACCGATTGGAAAAATTCTAGCACTCTCAATGCAAGGTTCAAGGGGTATAATTTCCAGACTCGCTCCGGGTCTCGGAAATGGCTGTGAACCGGTTCAGGATTCCGGCTCCGGAGTTCTTCATGGGAGGCAACGGCCGAAAATGACCACCGACGCAGAGGCGCCAAGGCCCATAACCCGGATCCAGCGCGAAAAGCAGGAAGTCATCCTCGAAGCCGCTCTGGACGTTTTTTCCCAGTTCGGTTTCCGCGGCTCGACCATCGACCAGATCGCCGAGGCGGCGGGCATGAGCAAGCCCAATCTGCTCTATTATTTCAAATCCAAGGAAGATATCCACGCCCCGCTGCTGGCGCGCATTCTCGACACATGGCTCGAACCGCTCCGCGAGATGGACCCAGATGGCGATCCTCTGCCCGAGATCCAGTCCTATATCCGCCGCAAGCTCGAGATGAGCCGTGATTTTCCCCGCGAGAGCCGACTGTTCGCCAATGAAATGCTGCGCGGCGCCCCGGGCTTTTACGACATCCTGCACACCGACCTCAAAGACCTGGTCGACGAGAAGGTCAAGATCATCAAGGGCTGGATGGCCGAGGGCAAGGTCGCCAAGGCCGATCCCTATCACCTTATCTTTTCCATCTGGGCGACGACACAGCACTATGCCGATTTCGACATCCAGGTGAAGGCCGTGCTCGGCCGCGAACGCGGTGGCGAGGGACGATTCGAGGATGCCGCGCGCTTTCTCGACCAGTTGTTCCTGCACGGGCTCAGCCCGAAGAAACGTTGAACCGGACTTCGCAATGAAAAAGACCCTGTATGCAGCTTTGGCGCTCTGCATACAGGGTCAAGGGGCAGGCCTCACTCCTGCAAGACCGTGTCTAGCGCATCAAAACATGACTGTAAAGATCATATTTTGAATGCCGCGAATTTTTTGTCGGCAACGTCAATCCGGAGTGAATGTCAGTTCAGTTCCATGCCCAGCATTTCAATGCCGAGACGCGAGCGCATGGCGCGGCGCTTGTCGGTGAGATCGGCGATTGTGTAGGAGCGCAAAACGGCAAAGAACGCTTCGAGCGCTTCGTGCAGCGCGCCATTAAGCTCGCATCCTCCGACCAACGGACAACTGGTTTCCCCACCCTCGAAACATTCGGCCAGCGCAAAATTCTCTTCGGTCAGGGAAATGACGTCGAGCAGGGTGATCTCCGCGGCAGGACGCGCCAGGCGCACGCCACCGTGGCGGCCACGCACGGTTTCGAGAATGTCGTTCTCGACAAGCGGCTTGATGAGCTTGAACAGGAACAATTCGGAAATCCCGTAAGCCTTGGCGATATCGGCAACGCGCGAAAGATCGGGCGCATTGATGGCGCAATACATAAGCGTCCGAACTGCATAGCTCGATTGGCGTGTCAGTCTCATCGGTCATGCCCTGTCATTAAAAGCGCCAAAGCGCCGGGGAATCTGTGTTCAACGCACAATATCGCTTCATGCGTCGAGGTCAAAGATTATAACAATTCTAAACTATGTCAAGAAAAGCTGACTGCACATTTCATGTTTTAATGCCGCACCGCGCCCCTTCCCTTTTTGACCGCCATGGCTAGGATCGCGCCGAAACGATATGGAGGCTCCTTTGGCGCGCAAGATCATCATCGACACCGACCCCGGCCAGGACGATGCCGTAGCCATTCTTCTGGCGCTGGCCAGTCCCGAGGAAATCGAGACCTTGGGCATCGTCGCCGTAGCCGGCAATGTCGGGCTCGCCCAGAACGCGAAGAATGCACTCAAGGTGGTCGAACTCTCCGGCCGGCGCGACGTTCCGGTTTATGCCGGATGTCCCCGCCCGATAATGCGCGAACTGGTGACCGCCGAACACGTCCACGGCCAGACCGGCCTCGATGGTCCGGACCTGCCCGAACCCAAGCTGCGCCTCGAAAGCCAGCACGGGGTCGATTTCATTATTTCCACGCTTCGGCGCGAGCCGGAAAAAACGGTGACCCTGTGCGCGCTCGGCCCGTTGACAAACCTTGCCATGGCGCTGGTCAAGGCACCCGACATCGCCCCGCGCATCGAAGAAATCGTCCTGATGGGCGGTGGTTATTTCGAGGGCGGCAACATCACCCCGGCTGCAGAATTCAATATTTTCGTCGATCCCGAAGCCGCCCAGACCGTACTCAAATGCGGTGCACCGATCACCATGATGCCGCTCGACGTCACCCATCAGATGATCGGCACGCCCGAACGGATCGAAGCCTTCAGGGCCATCGGCAATCGGTCGGGCGACGCAGTGGCCGCGATGCTGGGTTTTTCCGAACGGTTCGACCTGGAAAAATACGGCTGGCCCGGCGCCCCGCTCCACGACCCCTGCGTTACCGCCTATATGATTGCCCCGAAGATGTTTTCCGGGCGGCTTTGCAATGTCGAGATCGAATGCGCCAGCCCCCTGACGCGCGGCATGACTGTGGCCGATTACTGGCACGTCACCGATCGCCCGCGCAACGCGACCTTCATCCGGTCCGGCGACGCCGACGCGTTTTACGCGCTTCTCGTCGACCGCATCGCACGCCTGCCCTAGGAGTTGATCCATGTCCCATTTCGTCACCACCCAATGGCTCGCCGATCATCTTGATGACCCCGACATCCAGGTGATAGACGCCTCCTGGCACATGCCCAATTCCGGCCGCGACGCGCAGGCCGAATATGAGGCCGGCCACATCCCCGGCGCGATCTTTTTCGATCTCGACAAGAACGCCGATACCTCATCGGGCCTGCCCCATATGCTGCCCGACGCGGATACGTTTTCCGCAATGGCGGGCGCACTGGGCATCGCCTCCGACAAGACGCTGGTTGTTTACGACGAGGCCGGCCTGTTTTCCGCCCCGCGCGCCTGGTGGACGTTCACGGTCATGGGTGCGCGGGTGGTCAAAATCCTCGAGGGAGGCGGGCCAAAATGGCGAGCCGAAGACCGCCCGCTCGAATCCGGCGAATCCATCGCGCCGCGCGCAACGTTCGATGCGAAGTTCGATAACGCCGCCGTCGCCGGCTTCGAGCAGGTTCTGGCCGCCAGTCAAGCGGGCCAGCAGATACTCGACGCCCGCGGCGCGGCCCGTTTTACCGGCGACACGCCCGAACCGCGCGCCGGGCTCAAATCGGGCCATATCCCACAGAGCCGCAATCTGCCCTTCGACGCGCTGATCGAAAACGGCACGCTCAAGCCCGACGCCGAATTGGAAAAAGCCATCCGCGCCGCCGGCATCGATCCGGCAAAGCCGGTCATCACCTCCTGCGGATCGGGCGTGACTGCCGCCGTCCTTGCGCTGGCGCTCGACACCATCGGCGCCGAAAAGGTCGCGCTCTATGACGGATCCTGGACCGAATGGGGCGGACGCGACGACGCGCCGGTGCAAACCGGCCCGGCGCGATAATGCCGTCAGGCCGCTGTGGAGGTGGTCTGCGAAACGCGATTGCGGCCCGAGCGCTTTGAAAGATAGAGCGCATTGTCCGCCTTGCGGATCAGGCTATCCAGACTCAACCCGGGCCTTTCGGCAACGGCAACCCCGGCGCTGACCGTGCAGGTGACCGGCTGGGCGTCCGCCGTGTGGATCATCCGGCCCATGGCGCTGCGCACCCGTTCCGCCAGCGCAAGGGCTTGGGTGGTCGAACTGCCCGGCAGCACCAGAACGAATTCCTCGCCCCCCAGCCGCACCGCCATGTCCTCCCCGCGGCAATTTTCCACAAGCAAGCGGGCGAAACTGCGCAGCACGGTATCGCCGAACGCATGCCCGTGCCGGTCGTTGAGACCTTTGAAATCGTCGAGGTCCAGAACCACCAGCCCGGTGCCCTGTGGCACATGGCCCTCGGAAAACCGCTCGAACAATGCCCGGCGGTTGCTCAACCCTGTCAGCGGATCGATCAGCGAGGCGTCCCGGTGCCTTCGGCTGATCCGCTCCTGATGCACAGTGACAAACAGCCCGCCGATCCCGGTAAGCGCGATGACCGAAACCATCAGGTTGAGCGCCTCGGCCCAATTGTCGGGGACACGTCCGTTGAGATAAAGCGGCGTTTCGAGGGCAACGGCGACCACGCAGAACACATAGGAAGCCGTCAGCATCCAGTGCAACGCGGCAATGGCGGTGATCGGTCCGGGCGATTCCGCCCGCACTGTCCAATACTGGTAGCCGCAAAAGCCCAAAAGCAGCGCGCTCATCAGATTGATGAAAACAAAACTCAACCCGTCAAAACCCAGAGCGCCGCTCACGATGATCGGTGCGGCGCTGACCACGCCAAGCAGCGCTACCCGCGCTGTTTCAAAGCGCCCGGTGCTGAACTGCGTGAACCCGCCATAGCTGATTGCGAAGGCCGACGTCAGCAGGACCCCCGCCAGCATAGAATGCAGCACGTTCACGGTATTGTGGAAAACCGAAAACGCGACGATGGCGGCGATGATGATTGCGATGCAAGCGGCCCAGGTCAGAAGAAATATCGACCCGCGCTCACGCAGCCAGGAGCTCATCAGCGTGAAACAGAGCGCAACACCCGCTGCGCCTGAAGCCATCAGAAGCGAATTGTAGTCGAAACCCATGGTGCCGGCGAATCTGGTTTGCGTCGGATCGGACCCTATCACCGGGCAAGTTGACGGCGGAAGTCAACTTGGCAGACTGGTGTCCAAACCGTTAGCGCCGCATGCTCAGTTTTTACCGTTTGGTCGAAAAAGCGACACATGATTGTCGTTTTCGCTTTTGAATCGCGGCACTTTCTGGTTTCTTGCCCTAAAGCATGCACGTCTCATCGGCAGATGGGAGACCCCGCAGCGAACACCGCGAAACCAACGAGGGGAAAACCCGGACGGAATGACGCAGATTCTGGAGATCACGGACCTCCACAAGTCCTTCGGCAATCTCGAAGTCCTAAAGGGCGTTTCGCTGGATGCCAGGGCCGGGGACGTTGTCTCGCTGATCGGCTCGTCAGGGTCGGGCAAATCCACCCTTTTGCGCTGCATCAACATGCTCGAAATTCCCAACCAGGGCGATGTCACGATCGATGGCGAGCACGTCTCGCTTTCTTCCGAGGGTCCTGACCGCCACCCCACCGATCCTTTCCAGTTGCGCCGCATCCGCTCCAAGCTCGGAATGGTGTTCCAGTCCTTCAATCTCTGGTCGCACATGACGATCCTCGAAAACGTCATGGAAGCCCCCATCCTGGTGCAGAAGCGCGACAAGGCCGAAGTGCGCGAACAGGCGCTCGCCTTGCTCGACAAGGTCGGAATTGCCGCCAAGGCCGATGCCTTTCCCGCCCAGCTTTCCGGCGGGCAGCAGCAGCGCGCCGCCATCGCGCGCGCCTTGTGTATCAATCCCACCCTCATGCTTTTCGACGAGCCCACATCGGCGCTCGATCCCGAACTCGAAGTCGAGGTGCTTGGCGTCATCAAGATGCTGGCCGACGAGGGCCGCACCATGATCCTCGTTACCCACGACATGAAATTTGCACGCGAAGTCTCCGACAGGGTCGTTTTCCTCCATCTGGGCAAGATCGAGGAACAGGGCACTGTCGATGAAGTCTTCGGCGCCACCAAATCCGACAGGCTGCGCCAGTTCCTGAGCGCTGCCGGTCACGCCTGACCGGGGCGGCAAAACCATCATGCAAAAGGGACCCGGTCGCTTCACCAACCAAAAAAGGGAACTCGGAAAATGAAAAAGGTGATCCTCGCCGCTGCCGCCCTGGCAGTACTGTCCACCGCTGCCAACGCCCAGGAAACCCTGCGCATCGGCACCGAGGGCGCCTATGCGCCCTGGAACTTCGTCAACGACGCGGGCGAACTGGCCGGCTTCGAGATCGATCTGGGCAATGCGATCTGCGAACACACGGGCATGACCTGCGAGTTCGTGCAGAGCGAATGGGACCCCATCATCCCCAATCTCGTCGCGGGCAACTACGATGTCATTATGGCCGGCATGTCGATCACCGACGAGCGGCTCGAGACCATCAATTTCACCCAGGATTATTTCCCGCCCGATCCGTCCAACTACATCGCCGCAACCGGCGCGGGCATCGATATCGAGAACCCCTCGGGCCTGCGCATCGGCGTGCAGGGCAACACCATCCAGGCAGCCTATGCCGAGGAAAACTTTGCCGCCGACAACACCATCGTCTCGTTCGCCACGTTCGATCAGTCGATCGCCGACCTGGCCGCGGGCAATGTCGATGTGGTGCTCGCTGACGGCTCCTCGCTCGATCCTGTCGTGGAAAATTCGGGCGGCGCGCTCGAAATGTTCGGTCCCGACGTGATGGTCGGCGGCGGCGTCGGCGGCGGTGTGCGCAAGGAAGACACCGAGCTGCTCGCAACGCTCGATGAAGCCCTCACAGCCCTCAAGGCCGACGGCACCGTCGATGCCCTGATTGCCGAATGGTTCGACGGTGCGGGTCCGTTCTACACCGAATAATCGCAAACCTGTGTCCGGCGGGCGGCCAGCAGGCTCCCCCGCCGGGCATCTCACGCAAGGGGCACGCGCGTGGACGGAGCCTTCTGGCTTTTCGATCTGGTGGGCGAAGACATCGCCTTCTGGCTCGGCTACCTCACAAACGGCAAACACCTAAACTGGTACGCCAGTTTCCGCTTCACCATCATGGCCGCCATCTTCGGCGGGTGCCTAGCGCTTGTCTTTGGCCTTCTGGGTGCCGCAGCCAAGGGGTCGCGCTTTGCTGTGCTGCGGGCGATCGGCACCATCTATGTCAGCATGGTGCGCGGTGTTCCCGATGTGCTGTTCTTCCTGTTCTTCCCGCTGGCGTTCGAGCAGGGGGTGGAGTGGGTCTGGTCGATGCAGGTCTGCACGCCCGATTCCATCGCCGCCGACCAGGCGAACTGGCCGCCCTGCCGCGAAGCCAACTGGCTGCTCTCGACCTATGAATATCTGATCCTTGCCTGCGTATCGCTGGGCATCATTTTCGGCGCGTTCACCGCCAACGTCATCCACGGCGCCATGCGTGCCGTGCCGCGCGGCCAGCTCGAAGCCGCGCGCGCCTACGGGATGAGCGAATTTCAGGTGTTGACCCGCATCCATATCCGCCAGATGTGGGTCTATGCCCTGCCCGGCCTTTCCAATGTCTGGCTGTTGCTGATTAAAGCCACGTCGCTGCTGTCCCTGCTCCAGATCGCCGATATCGTCTGGTGGGCAGGCCAGTTGGGTTCGCCCAACTTCCTGCCCCAGGCCGGCCTTGTGCATGGCGATTGGCGCTGGGCCTATTTCATCGCGCTCTTTGTCTTTTACATCCTCGTCACACTGCTTTCGGAAAAGGGCTTTTCCAGGCTCACCGTCTGGGCGCGGCGCGGCATGCCGGTGGAGGGCTAGGCGATGGAATTGATCCAGACGATCATCGCCGAGATCCCGCTTTACGCCCAACCGGCGCTGTTCAACATCTATTTCGCGGCCGCTTCGCTGCCGATCGGCTTTGTCTTCGCCGTATTGCTTGCCCTGGGCAAGAACTCGAAAAATGCCCTTATCCGGCGCCTGTGCTCGGCCTATATCTATGCCTTTCGCGGCTCGCCGCTCTTTATCCAGTTCTTCATGTTCTATTCCATCATGCTGGCGCTCAACCCCGTCTGGTGGCGCCCATGGGGCATTGCCTGGCTGATGATGAACCCGCTGTTCATCGGCCCGCTGGCGCTGGTGATGAACACCGCCGCCTACAGTGCCGAAATCCTTTACGGCGCCCTGCGCACAGTGCCCAAGGGTGAACTGGAGGCAGCCCGCGCCTTCGGAATGACACCCTTTCAGGTGTTCCGGACCGTCACCTGGCCCAACACAATTCGCGTTGCCTGGCCCGCCTATACCAATGAAGTGGTGTTCCTGTTCCACTCGACGGCGCTTGTCTATTTCACCCTGCCGGTCATCAACGCCCAGCGCGATATCCTCAACACCGCACAGAACCTGTTTGAGCGCGACTTCAATGCCTTCCTCCATTTTTCCATAGCGGCGCTGTGGTTTCTCGCCATCACCATGGTGATTTTCCTTGTCTTCGGACGTGTTTATGAACGCATGATGCGCCACATGCCCAAAGAGCGCACGACATCGCGCCCGCGCCTGCGTTTCGGCCCCAAATATATCCGGTAGTTCCTCATGGCCTTTGACCGCATCACCCACACAATCGATGCCGATGCTCCCGGCACGACGGCCCAATTGACTCTGTTTAAGATCGGCCCCGCCGACGCGGCGACCAAAATCTATATGCAGGCCGCGCTCCATGCCGACGAACAGCCCGGCATCATGGCGCTGCACCACCTGTTGCCGTTGCTCAAATCCGCCGACGAAAGAGGTGACCTCAGCGCCCGCTTCACCATCTTTCCCATGGTCAACCCGCTCGGCATGGGCCAGCGTGTGTTCGAAGACCATGTGGGCCGCTACGATTTCCGCACCGGCACCAATTTCAACCGCCGCTGGCCGGACCTCTTTGCCGCCGTCGATACCGATGTCGCGCCGAAACTCACAAATGATGCCGCTGCCAATGTTGCGATAATCCGCCAGGCCGTGCGCGACTGGCTCGACGCACAGCGCCCGGCGACAGCCATGCAGAAACTCCGGCATCTGGTGATGACCGAAGCCTATGACGCCGATTATGTGCTGGACCTCCATTGCGACAACGAGGCGCTTGTCCATCTGTTCGTCACCCCCGATTCCATGGCCGAGCTGGGCGCATTGGCCGACCATATGGGCTCGGTCGCCCAACTGACCGCCGAGGATTCGGGCGGCGGCTCGTTCGATGAAGTCTGGCCCTCGCTCTGGACGCGGCTGCGACAGGCGTATCCCGATAAGCCCATCCCCTTTTCCGCCAGCGCCGCAACGCTCGAATATCGCGGCCAGCCCGACGTGTTCGACCACGTCGGCAAGGATGACGCCGCCCGGCTCTACGGCTTCTTTCAGGCAAAGGGGTTCGTTGCCGGCACGCCCCCCAAGGTCGAGTCTGCCCCCGCGCCCACCCCTTTGAGCGCCACCGAAATGCTGCGCGTCGATAAGGCCGGGCTTCTCGCCTATCGCGTCGAACTGGGCGATGAGGTTGAAAAAGGCCAACCCATCGCCGATCTCATCGCCCTCGATGGCCCCGGCGCCTTCACCGAGCGCACGCCGATCCTTGCCGGCACCTCGGGCCGGGTCATATCGCGAAACACCGCCAAATTCGTCGTGCCGGGCAATTCGATCGCCAAGATCGTCGGCACCGAGCCACTGGCGAGCCGGCAGGGCTACCTTTTGGAGGACTGATCGCGCACCGGGACATAAACGAAGCGCGGCATTTCGACCTTGAAGACGATGGCCAGCGTCCTGAGCGTGAACCCCACAGCCATGGCGGCAATCGTCATCAAATCCATCGGCATCCCGGCCTGTATCCCGAAAAAGAACACACAGGCCGTGATGGCTGAAACCGTTGCGTAGAGCTCGCCGGAAAACAGCAACGGCACGTCGTTGCACAAGATGTCGCGCAATACGCCGCCTACACACCCGGTGATGATCCCCGCCACGATAACGATAAGCACCGGCTGGCCCATTTCCATGGCCACAACGCAGCCCGCAATGGTGAACACCACGAGCCCGACAGCGTCGAGCAGCAAAAAGATCAGCTTGAGCCGTTCCATGATCCGGGCCACCGCAATTGTGAACAGCGCCGCCGCCGTGGTGACCAGCAGATAGGCCGGCTGATCGACCCACAACAGCGGGTAGTGGCCGAGCAGGAGATCGCGCGCCGTGCCTCCGCCCAGCGCCGTGACACACCCCAGCACGCACACCCCGAACCAGTCCATATTGCGTCGCCCAGCCGCCAATGCGGCCGACATCGATTCAGCGGCCAGTGCGATGACGAAAATCGTGTGCAGCAGCATGGGGGCCTCCTTGTGCGTCCCCCCGACCATGCCGACTAACGCATTGCCGGTAAAGCACGATTGCGGAAGTGTCCGCTTTGCCGCTATCGTTGCTCCGCGAGCGTGGGAATCTCAGGAGTTTGCCTATGGCGATCAAGGCCGCGATCTATCATCTCACGCATTATAAATACGACCGGCCCGTAACCCTGGGCCCGCAGATCATCCGGCTCCAGCCCGCCCCCCATTCACGCACCAAGGTGCTCAGCCACTCGTTAAAAGTCAGTCCTTCCAATCACTTCGTCAACATTCAGCAGGACCCCTACGGCAATTTCCAGGCGCGATACGTCTTTCCCGAACCGGTGACCGAGCTCAAGATCGAAGTCGATCTTGTGGCTGACATGACGGTTTATAATCCGTTCGATTTCTTCGTCGAGCCAGAGGCCGAGACCTGGCCGTTTGCCTATCCCGATGCGATCGCGCCCGACCTGGAAATCTATAGAAAGCCCGACTCCAGCTTTGGTCCATTGTTCAAAGGTCTGCTGGATTCCATCGACCGGACGCCCAAGAACACCGTCGATTTCGTTGTCGAGCTCAACGCCCGGCTGCAGCGCGAGATCGGCTATATTGTCCGGCTCGAGCCCGGTGTGCAGACGCCAGAGGAAACGCTGGAAAAGGCCAAGGGGAGTTGCCGCGATACCGGGTGGCTGCTGGTCAACCTATTGAGACATCTGGGTTTTGCGGCGCGGTTCGTCTCGGGATACCTCATTCAGCTCAAGCCTGATCTCAAGGCCCTCGATGGTCCATCGGGCACTGAAAACGACTTCACGGACCTTCATGCCTGGTGCGAGGTGTACCTGCCCGGCGCCGGCTGGGTGGGGCTCGATCCGACCTCGGGATTGCTGACCGGGGAGAGCCATATCCCGCTCGCCGCGACACCCCATTACGCCAATGCGGCCCCGATTTCGGGGATGGCGAGCTTTGCAAATGTCGAGTTCGATTTCGACATGACGGTCACCCGCGTGGCCGAACATCCGCGCATCACCAAGCCATTTTCGGACACCGATTGGGTGGACTTGTGCTCTCGGGGACGCGAAATTGACGAACATTTGGCCAACAATGACGTTCGGTTGACGATGGGGGGCGAGCCGACCTTCGTGTCCATCGACGACTTCGAATCCGGCGAATGGAATGCCGATGCCGTCGGGCCCACCAAGCGCGAAAAAGCCGACATCCTGATCCGGCGCCTGCAGCAGCGTTTCGCGCCGGGCGGGTTCCTCCATTACGGCCAGGGCAAGTGGTATCCGGGCGAAACCTTGCCGCGCTGGACCTTCTCACTCTATTGGCGCAAGGATGGCGAGCCGGTCTGGAAAAATCCCGACCTGATCGCGCGCGAGACATCGGACAAGACCCCGAGCCCCGATCAGGCCAAGGCCTATCTCACCGAATTTGCCATGGCGCTGGGCCTTGACGGCTCTACCGTCCAGCCGGCCTTTGAAGACCCCGCCGACTGGATCTTGAAGGAAGGCAATCTTCCCGACAACGTCGATCCCACCAATCCCAAACTGAAAGACCCCGAAGAGCGGCTGCGCATGACGCGGGG carries:
- a CDS encoding M14 family metallopeptidase; the encoded protein is MAFDRITHTIDADAPGTTAQLTLFKIGPADAATKIYMQAALHADEQPGIMALHHLLPLLKSADERGDLSARFTIFPMVNPLGMGQRVFEDHVGRYDFRTGTNFNRRWPDLFAAVDTDVAPKLTNDAAANVAIIRQAVRDWLDAQRPATAMQKLRHLVMTEAYDADYVLDLHCDNEALVHLFVTPDSMAELGALADHMGSVAQLTAEDSGGGSFDEVWPSLWTRLRQAYPDKPIPFSASAATLEYRGQPDVFDHVGKDDAARLYGFFQAKGFVAGTPPKVESAPAPTPLSATEMLRVDKAGLLAYRVELGDEVEKGQPIADLIALDGPGAFTERTPILAGTSGRVISRNTAKFVVPGNSIAKIVGTEPLASRQGYLLED
- a CDS encoding trimeric intracellular cation channel family protein — protein: MLLHTIFVIALAAESMSAALAAGRRNMDWFGVCVLGCVTALGGGTARDLLLGHYPLLWVDQPAYLLVTTAAALFTIAVARIMERLKLIFLLLDAVGLVVFTIAGCVVAMEMGQPVLIVIVAGIITGCVGGVLRDILCNDVPLLFSGELYATVSAITACVFFFGIQAGMPMDLMTIAAMAVGFTLRTLAIVFKVEMPRFVYVPVRDQSSKR